Proteins co-encoded in one Prescottella sp. R16 genomic window:
- a CDS encoding KasA/KasB family beta-ketoacyl-ACP synthase, which produces MTSASTRGRIPNIVVTGLAATTSVAGDVDGTWKGLLAGESGIDVLHGSFVEEFDLPVRFGGQLKVPFDDALSRVEIRRMSFVERLALVMGRQVWQNAGNPEVDKDRLGVVIGTGIGGGEALIDASKKLEEGGYRKVSPFAVQMVMPNGPSATVGLELGARAGVITPVSACSSGSEAIAHAYRMIALGDADIVVTGGVEGNIGAIPIASFAMMRALSTRNDDPKAASRPFDKDRDGFVFGEAGALMVLETEEHAKARGATIHARLLGAGITSDGFHIVAPDPEGTGAGRAMTRAIETAGLTKSDIKHINAHATATPIGDLAEAAAIKAAVGTHPAVYAPKSALGHSIGAVGALEAVLTVLSVREGVIPPTLNLDNQDPEIDLDVVKGQPRYGDIDFAINNSFGFGGHNVALAFGRA; this is translated from the coding sequence GTGACTTCCGCTTCTACCCGAGGGAGGATTCCCAACATCGTCGTCACCGGCCTCGCGGCCACGACGTCGGTCGCTGGAGATGTGGATGGCACGTGGAAGGGCCTGCTGGCCGGCGAGAGCGGTATCGACGTTCTCCACGGCTCGTTCGTCGAGGAGTTCGATCTGCCGGTGCGTTTCGGTGGCCAATTGAAGGTCCCGTTCGACGACGCACTGAGCCGGGTCGAGATCCGCCGGATGAGTTTCGTGGAGCGACTCGCTCTCGTGATGGGTCGGCAGGTCTGGCAGAACGCCGGCAACCCCGAGGTCGACAAGGATCGTCTCGGGGTTGTCATCGGCACCGGAATCGGCGGCGGTGAGGCTCTCATCGACGCGTCGAAGAAGCTCGAGGAGGGCGGTTACCGCAAGGTGTCGCCGTTCGCGGTCCAGATGGTGATGCCGAACGGTCCGTCGGCCACCGTGGGACTCGAGCTCGGCGCCCGCGCCGGTGTCATCACGCCGGTATCGGCGTGTTCGTCCGGGTCGGAGGCCATCGCGCATGCGTACCGCATGATCGCGTTGGGCGACGCGGACATCGTCGTCACGGGCGGCGTCGAAGGAAACATCGGCGCCATTCCGATCGCGAGCTTCGCCATGATGCGCGCGCTCAGTACCCGCAACGACGACCCGAAGGCGGCCTCGCGCCCCTTCGACAAGGACCGGGACGGATTCGTCTTCGGTGAGGCCGGTGCCCTCATGGTTCTCGAAACCGAGGAGCATGCCAAGGCGCGTGGGGCGACGATCCACGCCCGCCTGCTGGGCGCCGGGATCACCTCGGACGGTTTCCACATCGTGGCGCCAGACCCGGAGGGGACCGGGGCGGGGCGCGCCATGACCCGGGCCATCGAGACCGCAGGTCTCACCAAGTCCGACATCAAGCACATCAACGCGCATGCGACGGCGACCCCGATCGGCGACCTCGCCGAGGCCGCAGCCATCAAGGCCGCGGTCGGTACGCATCCCGCGGTGTATGCGCCGAAGTCGGCACTGGGCCACTCGATCGGTGCCGTCGGCGCCCTCGAGGCTGTGCTCACGGTCCTGAGTGTGCGTGAGGGTGTCATTCCCCCCACGCTCAATCTCGACAATCAGGATCCGGAGATCGATCTGGACGTCGTGAAGGGTCAACCCCGTTACGGCGACATCGATTTCGCGATCAACAATTCGTTCGGTTTCGGTGGGCACAACGTCGCGCTCGCCTTCGGTCGCGCATAA
- a CDS encoding acyl-CoA carboxylase subunit beta, which yields MTVTAPATPSEATSDPRDPLTRLANLFDAGTVTLLHERDKSGVLAATGEIDGVRTVAYCSDATVMGGAMGVDGCKHIVTAIDTAIAEEAPVVGLWHSGGARLAEGVEALHAVGLVFEAMVRASGLVPQISVVLGFAAGGAAYGPALTDVVIMAPEGRVFVTGPDVVKSVTGEQVDMATLGGPDTHGKKSGVAHVIARDEDDAYHRARRLVSMFSEQGTFDQAAAEHGDTDLRALMPASAKRAYDVRPIVHEFLDNVEGESSFEEFQAGWARSIVTGLGRLGGRTVGVIANNPLRLGGCLNSESAEKSARFVRLCDAFGIPLVVIVDVPGYLPGVSMEWEGVVRRGAKLLHAFAEATVPRVTLVTRKIYGGAYIAMNSRALGATAVYAWPDSEVAVMGAKAAVGILHKRTLAAAPEEEREALHEQLAAEHEAIAGGVGRAISIGVVDETIDPAKTRSVITAALAAAPANRGRHKNIPL from the coding sequence ATGACCGTCACGGCTCCCGCGACGCCTTCCGAAGCAACCAGCGATCCGCGTGATCCGCTCACCCGGCTCGCGAATCTGTTCGACGCCGGCACCGTCACCCTGCTGCACGAGCGTGACAAGTCCGGTGTCCTCGCCGCCACCGGCGAGATCGACGGTGTCCGCACCGTCGCCTACTGCTCCGACGCCACCGTCATGGGCGGCGCGATGGGCGTCGACGGCTGCAAGCACATCGTCACCGCCATCGACACCGCCATCGCCGAGGAAGCCCCGGTCGTCGGCCTGTGGCATTCCGGCGGCGCCCGGCTCGCCGAGGGCGTCGAGGCCCTGCACGCCGTCGGACTGGTCTTCGAGGCCATGGTCCGCGCCTCCGGTCTCGTCCCCCAGATCTCCGTCGTCCTCGGGTTCGCCGCCGGCGGCGCCGCCTACGGTCCCGCCCTCACCGACGTCGTGATCATGGCGCCCGAGGGGCGCGTGTTCGTCACCGGCCCCGACGTGGTCAAGTCCGTCACCGGTGAGCAGGTCGACATGGCCACCCTCGGTGGCCCCGATACGCACGGCAAGAAGTCCGGTGTCGCGCACGTCATCGCCCGCGACGAGGACGACGCCTACCACCGCGCCCGCCGCCTGGTGTCGATGTTCAGCGAGCAGGGCACGTTCGATCAGGCCGCCGCCGAGCACGGCGACACCGATCTGCGGGCCCTGATGCCCGCGTCGGCCAAGCGCGCCTACGACGTCCGCCCGATCGTCCACGAGTTCCTCGACAACGTCGAGGGCGAGTCGAGCTTCGAAGAGTTCCAGGCCGGCTGGGCCCGCAGCATCGTGACCGGGTTGGGCCGTCTCGGTGGCCGCACCGTCGGTGTCATCGCCAACAATCCGCTGCGTCTGGGTGGCTGCCTCAACTCGGAGAGCGCCGAGAAGTCGGCCCGGTTCGTGCGCCTGTGCGACGCGTTCGGTATTCCGCTGGTCGTCATCGTCGACGTTCCCGGCTACCTGCCGGGTGTCAGCATGGAGTGGGAGGGTGTCGTCCGCCGCGGCGCGAAGCTGCTGCACGCGTTCGCCGAGGCCACGGTCCCCCGCGTCACGCTCGTGACCCGCAAGATCTACGGCGGCGCCTACATCGCGATGAACTCGCGGGCGCTCGGTGCCACCGCCGTGTACGCGTGGCCCGACTCGGAGGTCGCGGTCATGGGCGCCAAGGCTGCCGTCGGCATCCTCCACAAGCGGACTCTCGCGGCCGCCCCGGAGGAGGAGCGCGAGGCCCTGCACGAGCAGCTCGCCGCCGAGCACGAGGCCATCGCCGGTGGTGTCGGACGGGCCATCTCGATCGGTGTCGTCGACGAGACGATCGATCCGGCGAAGACCCGCAGCGTCATCACCGCCGCCCTCGCGGCAGCGCCCGCGAATCGCGGACGGCACAAGAACATTCCGCTGTAA
- a CDS encoding DUF3145 domain-containing protein, translating to MRSLNQFADVTTGVIYVHSSPAALCPHIDWALTSILGARPGWRWSAQPAAGGTLRATLDWEDAVGTGARIAEALRAWPLLYFEVTEDASTGVDGERFSHAPGLGMWRGNTSANGDVVVGEMRLRALLARGTDSVTAALEHALGTAWDDVLEPLRCGSGAAVTWLRRDVG from the coding sequence GTGCGTTCGTTGAACCAGTTCGCGGATGTGACGACCGGAGTGATCTACGTCCACTCGTCGCCCGCGGCCCTGTGCCCGCACATCGACTGGGCGCTGACGTCGATCCTCGGCGCCCGCCCCGGTTGGCGCTGGTCTGCGCAACCGGCCGCCGGTGGCACACTGCGAGCAACACTCGACTGGGAGGACGCTGTCGGTACCGGCGCCCGGATCGCCGAAGCCCTGCGGGCCTGGCCGCTGCTGTACTTCGAGGTCACCGAGGACGCCAGCACCGGTGTCGACGGCGAACGCTTCAGTCACGCCCCCGGGCTGGGCATGTGGCGGGGGAACACGAGCGCCAACGGCGACGTCGTCGTGGGGGAGATGCGGTTGCGTGCGCTCCTCGCGCGGGGCACCGACAGCGTCACGGCAGCCCTCGAACACGCACTCGGCACTGCATGGGACGACGTCCTCGAACCGTTGCGCTGCGGCAGCGGAGCCGCCGTGACCTGGCTGCGCCGCGACGTCGGCTGA
- a CDS encoding NDMA-dependent alcohol dehydrogenase: MKTKGALLWGVNEKWSVEEIELGDPVAGEVQIRMEAAGMCHSDHHIVTGATPMPSYPVMGGHEGSGVITKVGAGVTGLEVGDHVVLSFIPACGRCPSCAEGHSNLCDLGMGLLQGQAISDGTYRIQARGENVIPMCLLGTFSPYMTVHESSVVKIDKDIPFELAALVGCGVPTGWGSATHVADIKTGDSVAIIGVGGVGLSALQGAVASGARHVFAIDPVPFKREQALKFGATHAFASMEEAIVPIMEITWGRMCQTTIITVGEMRGEYIDPALTLTAKNGRCVVTAMGHMADMDVKLNSFLFAMLQKDLQGNIFGGCNARVDIPNLLNLYRAGLLNLEDMVTRTYSLEQVNEGYQDMLDGKNLRGVIRYTEADW, encoded by the coding sequence ATGAAGACCAAGGGCGCGTTGCTGTGGGGCGTGAACGAGAAGTGGTCGGTCGAGGAGATCGAACTCGGTGATCCGGTCGCCGGCGAGGTGCAGATCCGCATGGAAGCTGCGGGCATGTGCCACTCCGACCACCACATCGTCACCGGTGCGACGCCGATGCCGTCCTACCCGGTCATGGGTGGACACGAGGGCTCCGGCGTCATCACCAAGGTCGGTGCGGGCGTCACGGGCCTCGAGGTCGGCGACCACGTCGTGCTGTCGTTCATCCCGGCCTGCGGTCGCTGTCCGTCCTGTGCCGAGGGCCACTCCAACCTGTGTGATCTCGGCATGGGGCTGCTGCAGGGGCAGGCCATCTCCGACGGCACCTACCGCATCCAGGCCCGCGGGGAGAACGTCATCCCGATGTGCCTGCTCGGCACGTTCTCGCCGTACATGACGGTCCACGAGTCGTCCGTCGTCAAGATCGACAAGGACATCCCGTTCGAGCTCGCGGCCCTCGTCGGCTGCGGTGTCCCGACCGGGTGGGGCTCGGCCACTCATGTCGCCGACATCAAGACCGGGGACTCGGTCGCGATCATCGGTGTCGGTGGCGTCGGCCTGAGTGCCCTGCAGGGTGCGGTCGCGTCCGGTGCCCGCCACGTATTCGCGATCGACCCGGTGCCGTTCAAGCGTGAGCAGGCCCTCAAGTTCGGCGCCACCCACGCCTTCGCCTCGATGGAGGAGGCGATCGTCCCGATCATGGAGATCACGTGGGGCCGCATGTGCCAGACGACGATCATCACCGTCGGTGAGATGCGCGGCGAGTACATCGACCCCGCACTGACGCTCACCGCGAAGAACGGGCGCTGCGTCGTCACCGCGATGGGCCACATGGCCGACATGGACGTCAAGCTCAACTCGTTCCTGTTCGCGATGCTCCAGAAGGACCTGCAGGGCAACATCTTCGGTGGCTGCAACGCCCGCGTCGACATCCCGAACCTGCTCAACCTGTACCGGGCGGGCCTGCTCAACCTCGAGGACATGGTCACCCGCACCTACTCGCTCGAACAGGTCAACGAGGGCTACCAGGACATGCTCGACGGCAAGAACCTGCGCGGCGTCATCCGCTACACCGAAGCCGACTGGTAG
- a CDS encoding PucR family transcriptional regulator, which yields MSTEQPDPPDPTPGPAPAPTSTPAPAPRRMRYQPPPPNVSGRPSRDSLPDALLRRVKQFSGRLSTEAIASMQDELPFFADLDAEQRASVQMIVQRSVVSFLEWLTDSDADIRFSIDAFQVIPQDLARRLTLRQTVDMVRVAMEFFEQRLPALARNDRQLVALTESILRYGRELGFAAAAVYASAAESRGAWDTRLEALVVDAVVRGDTGTDLQSRAATLNWNAAAPATVIVGTPPPEESVAVIGTVHTTARRHDRAALAVVQGERLVLVVSGELVGSRQAHEFMTELTASFSDGPVVIGPTTPSLRAAHSSAVEALAGMDAVAGWRGAPRPVFAVDLLPERALLGDAAAVEALNERLIRPLSLSGTALAETLDTYLDSGGAIESCARQLFVHPNTVRYRLKRISEITGRDPTDPRDAYVLRVAATVSRLAQTHVQRPTSDTSVTKFAFRNIEP from the coding sequence ATGTCCACCGAACAGCCGGATCCCCCGGATCCGACGCCCGGCCCGGCGCCCGCTCCGACCTCCACGCCGGCGCCCGCTCCCCGGCGGATGCGCTATCAGCCGCCGCCCCCGAACGTCTCGGGGCGTCCGAGCCGGGACTCACTGCCCGATGCCCTGCTGCGCCGGGTCAAGCAGTTCTCGGGTCGGCTGTCCACCGAGGCGATCGCCTCGATGCAGGACGAGTTGCCGTTCTTCGCCGACCTCGATGCCGAGCAGCGGGCCAGCGTGCAGATGATCGTGCAGCGGTCGGTGGTGAGCTTCCTCGAATGGCTGACCGATTCGGATGCCGACATCCGGTTCAGCATCGACGCGTTCCAGGTGATCCCGCAGGATCTGGCGCGCCGGCTGACGTTGCGGCAGACCGTCGACATGGTGCGGGTGGCGATGGAGTTCTTCGAGCAGCGGTTGCCCGCGCTCGCCCGCAACGACCGCCAGCTCGTGGCCCTGACCGAGTCCATCCTGCGGTACGGCCGCGAGCTGGGGTTCGCGGCGGCGGCGGTGTACGCGAGTGCCGCCGAGTCCCGCGGCGCGTGGGACACCCGGCTCGAGGCACTGGTCGTCGACGCCGTGGTGCGCGGCGACACCGGCACCGATCTGCAGTCCCGGGCCGCCACACTGAACTGGAACGCGGCGGCTCCCGCGACGGTGATCGTCGGCACTCCCCCACCCGAGGAGAGCGTCGCGGTGATCGGCACCGTGCACACGACGGCGCGCCGGCACGATCGGGCGGCGCTGGCGGTGGTCCAGGGCGAGCGACTGGTGCTGGTGGTCAGCGGCGAACTCGTCGGCAGTAGGCAGGCCCACGAGTTCATGACCGAGCTGACGGCGAGTTTCTCCGACGGACCGGTCGTGATCGGGCCGACGACACCGAGCCTGCGTGCGGCGCACTCGAGCGCGGTGGAGGCGCTGGCGGGGATGGACGCCGTCGCGGGGTGGCGGGGCGCGCCGCGCCCGGTGTTCGCGGTGGATCTGCTACCCGAGCGGGCCCTGCTCGGGGACGCTGCCGCCGTCGAGGCCCTGAACGAACGCTTGATTCGTCCGCTGTCGCTGTCCGGCACGGCTCTCGCCGAGACCCTCGACACGTATCTGGACTCCGGCGGGGCCATCGAGTCGTGCGCTCGTCAGCTGTTTGTTCATCCAAATACGGTCCGGTACCGGCTGAAGCGAATTTCGGAAATCACCGGACGTGATCCGACCGACCCGCGCGACGCGTATGTGTTGCGCGTCGCAGCGACCGTCAGCCGACTTGCCCAAACGCACGTTCAAAGACCGACTTCCGACACATCTGTAACTAAATTCGCATTTCGGAACATTGAACCGTAA
- a CDS encoding response regulator transcription factor — protein MRVVLAEDGALLRESLAAMLERFGFEVVAAVPDAVTLESAVAEHHPDLVVTDVRMPPGFTDEGLRAAVTLRRIYPGLAVVALSQYVELSYADELLGAEGGRVGYLLKDRIVDVEDFASTLRQVVAGGTVIDPMVVQQLFRRRRDPLAQLSPREREVLAAIAEGHSNAAIAAQLFITESAVGKHVGNIFNKLVLPPTDDTNRRVLAVLAYLRRDELD, from the coding sequence GTGCGAGTGGTCCTTGCCGAGGACGGTGCACTGCTGCGCGAAAGCCTCGCCGCGATGCTCGAACGATTCGGGTTCGAGGTCGTGGCCGCGGTCCCCGATGCCGTGACGTTGGAATCTGCTGTCGCCGAGCATCATCCGGATCTGGTCGTGACCGACGTGCGGATGCCGCCCGGTTTCACCGACGAGGGTCTGCGCGCAGCAGTGACGCTGCGACGAATCTACCCGGGGCTTGCCGTGGTCGCGCTGAGCCAGTATGTCGAGTTGAGTTACGCCGACGAACTCCTGGGCGCGGAAGGCGGGCGGGTCGGTTATCTGTTGAAGGATCGCATCGTCGATGTGGAGGACTTCGCCTCCACCCTGCGCCAAGTGGTTGCCGGCGGCACCGTGATCGACCCGATGGTCGTACAGCAGTTGTTCCGCCGACGGCGGGATCCCTTGGCGCAGTTGTCGCCGCGCGAACGCGAGGTGCTCGCCGCGATCGCAGAGGGGCATTCGAATGCGGCGATCGCCGCGCAGCTGTTCATCACCGAATCGGCGGTGGGCAAACACGTCGGCAACATCTTCAACAAACTGGTGCTGCCACCGACCGACGACACGAACCGTCGGGTGCTGGCCGTGCTTGCGTATCTGCGTCGGGACGAGCTCGACTGA
- a CDS encoding ACP S-malonyltransferase has protein sequence MISLLAPGQGSQTPGMLSPWLDLPGAHDRVALWSKAAGLDLVRLGTTATAEEITDTAVTQPLVVASALLAYEELERRGLVPADTIVAGHSVGELAAAAVAGVLSADDAVRLAAIRGSEMAKACALEPTGMSAVLGGDEDAVLARLEELDLTPANRNAAGQIVAAGRLDALEQLAAAPPEKARVRALPVAGAFHTRFMAPAQDAVAEAASRITPRNPIRPLLSNSDGAPVTSGADALSKLAAQVTRPVRWDLCTASLRDAQVTAIAELPPAGTLIGIAKREMRGTPTVALKESDHLSALTEFI, from the coding sequence GTGATTTCGTTGCTCGCCCCGGGTCAGGGCTCACAAACTCCCGGCATGCTCAGCCCCTGGCTGGACCTGCCGGGCGCACACGATCGCGTCGCACTGTGGTCGAAGGCCGCCGGCCTCGACCTCGTGCGTCTGGGCACCACCGCCACGGCCGAGGAGATCACGGACACCGCCGTGACCCAGCCGCTCGTGGTGGCGTCCGCTCTCCTCGCCTACGAGGAGCTCGAGCGCCGGGGACTCGTCCCCGCCGACACCATCGTCGCCGGCCATTCGGTCGGTGAACTCGCGGCCGCAGCCGTGGCCGGGGTCCTCTCGGCCGACGACGCGGTGCGGCTCGCCGCGATCCGCGGCAGTGAGATGGCGAAGGCGTGTGCGCTCGAACCCACCGGTATGTCCGCGGTCCTCGGGGGCGACGAGGATGCCGTCCTCGCCCGGCTCGAGGAGCTCGATCTCACCCCGGCCAACCGCAACGCGGCCGGTCAGATCGTCGCGGCCGGACGGCTCGACGCGCTCGAGCAGCTCGCCGCGGCCCCACCGGAGAAGGCCCGCGTGCGGGCGCTTCCGGTGGCGGGGGCATTCCACACCCGGTTCATGGCACCGGCCCAGGACGCGGTCGCCGAGGCCGCGTCCCGGATCACGCCCCGGAATCCGATCCGACCGCTACTCTCCAACTCGGACGGCGCGCCGGTGACCTCCGGCGCGGACGCCCTGTCCAAGCTGGCCGCACAGGTGACCCGACCTGTGCGCTGGGACCTGTGTACCGCGAGCCTGCGGGACGCACAGGTCACGGCAATCGCGGAGCTCCCTCCCGCCGGCACCCTGATCGGGATCGCCAAGCGCGAGATGCGCGGCACACCGACCGTCGCGCTCAAGGAATCCGACCATCTTTCCGCACTGACGGAATTCATCTGA
- a CDS encoding serine hydrolase, which yields MQTLDRIGQWPVDNASAAVVYDGGRGIARAGDSRRVYPLASVTKPLCAYAALVAVEEGAIDLDQPAGPPGATVRHLLAHASGVAFGDRGVQTAPGVKRIYSSAGFEILADLIADETGIVFADYLADAVFVPLGMRDAALVGPAGHGAQASLDDLAAFAAELLRPTLISPQTHAEATRVQFPGLAGLLPGYGTQRPNDWGLGFEIRDGKHPHWTGAGNSPATYGHFGQSGTFLWVDPQVDAACIVLTDRDFGDWAKPLWTELGDGVLDELRRP from the coding sequence GTGCAGACTCTCGATCGGATCGGGCAATGGCCGGTGGACAATGCCTCGGCCGCCGTCGTCTACGACGGCGGCCGAGGCATTGCTCGTGCCGGGGACAGTCGGCGGGTGTATCCGCTGGCGTCGGTGACGAAACCGCTGTGCGCCTACGCCGCGCTCGTCGCCGTCGAGGAAGGGGCGATCGATCTCGATCAGCCCGCCGGACCTCCCGGCGCCACGGTGCGACACCTGCTGGCGCACGCGTCGGGCGTCGCCTTCGGTGACCGCGGCGTGCAGACGGCCCCCGGCGTCAAGCGCATCTACTCGAGCGCCGGATTCGAGATCCTCGCCGACCTCATCGCCGACGAGACCGGAATCGTGTTCGCCGACTACCTCGCCGACGCCGTCTTCGTGCCGCTCGGCATGCGCGACGCCGCCCTCGTCGGACCGGCCGGGCACGGCGCGCAGGCAAGTCTCGACGACCTCGCCGCATTCGCCGCCGAACTGCTCCGGCCCACCCTGATCTCACCGCAGACCCACGCCGAGGCCACCCGAGTCCAGTTCCCGGGGCTGGCGGGCCTGCTCCCCGGCTACGGCACGCAACGCCCCAACGACTGGGGTCTCGGCTTCGAGATCCGCGACGGCAAACACCCGCACTGGACCGGCGCCGGCAACTCCCCGGCCACCTACGGGCACTTCGGCCAGTCCGGGACGTTCCTGTGGGTGGATCCGCAGGTGGACGCGGCCTGCATCGTCCTCACCGACCGCGACTTCGGGGACTGGGCGAAACCACTGTGGACCGAGCTCGGCGACGGTGTACTCGACGAACTCCGCCGTCCCTGA
- a CDS encoding tyrosine-protein phosphatase, whose translation MNPRLAVVGVAAALTVVLTGCSRSTADVPDTPAVSATTTAYAAAPTPRLASIDNFRDLAGPDGGYTTADGHRVRAGVFYRSNALTTDDADAAVLDTLGIARVFDLRTTAEIEKDPDRVPAGAEYTNVDIVGDTSSGAVAASVDLSTPESAAAVLVDANRQFVTNPAMRDRFGALLTEMAATDGPQLFHCTAGKDRAGWTSAMLLTIAGVDRDTVMENYLSTNEYSKASIDAKAAAVTAAKGEQAGAAMRVLMGVSPEFLTAGFDAIDAQFGSVDRYLTDGLGLSDATLETLRAKLMV comes from the coding sequence GTGAACCCTCGCCTCGCCGTCGTCGGTGTCGCTGCCGCCCTGACCGTCGTCCTCACCGGATGCAGCCGGTCGACGGCCGACGTCCCGGACACTCCGGCGGTGTCCGCCACGACGACGGCATACGCGGCCGCACCCACGCCCCGGCTCGCCTCGATCGACAACTTCCGCGATCTCGCCGGACCGGACGGCGGCTACACCACGGCCGACGGACATCGCGTCCGTGCGGGCGTGTTCTACCGGTCCAATGCGCTGACCACCGATGATGCGGACGCCGCCGTGCTGGACACGCTCGGTATCGCCCGGGTATTCGATCTGCGGACCACCGCGGAGATCGAGAAGGACCCGGATCGGGTTCCGGCCGGCGCCGAGTACACGAACGTCGATATCGTGGGGGACACCTCCAGTGGTGCGGTCGCCGCGTCCGTCGATCTGTCCACACCCGAGAGTGCTGCGGCAGTGCTCGTCGACGCCAACCGGCAGTTCGTGACGAATCCGGCGATGCGCGACCGATTCGGTGCGTTGCTGACGGAGATGGCGGCCACCGACGGCCCGCAGTTGTTCCACTGCACCGCCGGTAAGGATCGGGCGGGCTGGACGAGTGCGATGCTCCTGACGATCGCCGGGGTCGACCGGGACACCGTGATGGAGAACTACCTGTCGACGAACGAGTACTCGAAGGCGTCGATCGATGCGAAGGCCGCCGCAGTCACGGCCGCGAAGGGCGAGCAGGCCGGTGCGGCGATGCGGGTCCTGATGGGCGTCTCCCCCGAGTTCCTCACCGCCGGCTTCGATGCGATCGACGCCCAGTTCGGGAGCGTCGACCGCTACCTCACCGACGGGCTCGGCCTGTCCGACGCGACACTCGAGACGCTTCGGGCGAAGCTGATGGTCTGA
- the acpM gene encoding meromycolate extension acyl carrier protein AcpM — protein sequence MATNQEDIISGLAEIIEEVTGIEPSEVTIDKSFVDDLDIDSLSMVEIAVQTEDKYGVKIPDEDLAGLRTVGDAVSYIQKLEAEGGDAAEAAKAKLDAAKNDNE from the coding sequence GTGGCAACCAACCAGGAAGACATCATCTCCGGCCTCGCCGAGATCATCGAAGAGGTCACCGGCATCGAGCCGTCCGAGGTGACGATCGACAAGTCGTTCGTCGACGACCTGGACATCGACTCGCTGTCGATGGTCGAGATCGCGGTGCAGACCGAGGACAAGTACGGCGTGAAGATCCCGGACGAGGACCTGGCCGGGCTGCGCACCGTCGGCGATGCGGTCTCCTACATCCAGAAGCTCGAGGCCGAGGGCGGCGACGCCGCCGAAGCTGCCAAGGCCAAGCTCGACGCCGCGAAGAACGACAACGAGTAG
- a CDS encoding sensor histidine kinase gives MPSDEPTTVLTAITRRHFLLTGWPWRSLGHVLTTVPVVCVVALPFAAFCVPWLVLAVWAVDGMYPQPLGRVLFLGVLGAVLVFGLGPLVAIPLAALERTRLRLVSRDRAPSAHRAPPAAGLWAWVRTRYTEVATWRELGYTFLMLTLVPAVWLSGAVIVGLIVVMVVSPLMVGAGDEAVALGFSQITSVDQAVPYAIAGLLLLPSIPYAIALIAGLHGAFARSLLCGDDPDALRARLVEVSRSRARLVDSFEAERRRIERDLHDGAQSLLVNLTLQLGMAKLDLPPDSAAAKSVSQAHDQAKQLMAELRQLIRGIHPRVLTDRGLPDALRALTEDFVAPVGVTADLPSRPAPDVEVAAYFVVVEALNNVAKHADATAVDVAVRRTGDLLVVEVVDDGCGGADPQRGSGLTGLADRVAAIDGRMLLSSPPGGPTVVRVELPWIEN, from the coding sequence GTGCCCTCCGATGAACCGACCACGGTGCTCACCGCGATCACACGGCGGCACTTCCTGCTGACCGGCTGGCCGTGGCGGTCGCTGGGCCATGTGCTGACCACCGTCCCGGTGGTGTGCGTGGTGGCGTTGCCCTTCGCAGCGTTCTGCGTCCCGTGGCTCGTGCTGGCCGTATGGGCCGTCGACGGCATGTATCCGCAACCGCTCGGCAGAGTGTTGTTCCTCGGTGTCCTCGGCGCAGTGCTGGTGTTCGGGCTCGGCCCGTTGGTGGCGATACCGCTGGCCGCCCTGGAACGAACGCGCCTGCGCCTGGTGAGCCGCGACCGGGCGCCCTCGGCTCATCGTGCCCCTCCGGCAGCGGGCCTGTGGGCGTGGGTGCGCACCCGCTACACCGAGGTCGCGACATGGAGGGAGCTCGGCTACACATTCCTGATGCTCACGCTGGTGCCCGCCGTGTGGCTCTCAGGTGCGGTGATCGTCGGGCTCATCGTGGTGATGGTGGTGAGCCCCCTGATGGTGGGTGCCGGCGACGAGGCAGTGGCGCTCGGTTTCAGCCAGATCACGTCGGTCGACCAGGCCGTCCCGTACGCGATCGCAGGTCTGCTTCTGTTGCCGTCGATCCCGTACGCAATTGCACTGATCGCGGGACTGCACGGTGCGTTCGCCCGATCGTTGTTGTGCGGCGACGACCCGGACGCGCTTCGCGCACGACTTGTGGAGGTGTCCCGGTCCCGGGCCCGCCTGGTCGATTCCTTCGAGGCGGAACGTCGCAGGATCGAGCGGGATCTACACGACGGTGCACAGTCGCTGCTCGTCAACCTCACCTTGCAGTTGGGTATGGCCAAACTCGACCTCCCGCCGGACTCTGCAGCCGCGAAAAGCGTGTCGCAGGCGCATGACCAGGCCAAGCAGTTGATGGCGGAACTGCGGCAACTCATTCGGGGAATCCACCCCAGGGTCCTCACCGACCGTGGCCTGCCCGACGCGTTGCGTGCGTTGACCGAAGACTTCGTGGCCCCGGTCGGCGTCACCGCGGACCTCCCGTCCCGCCCGGCCCCGGATGTCGAGGTCGCGGCGTACTTCGTGGTGGTCGAGGCGCTCAACAACGTCGCCAAACATGCGGATGCGACGGCCGTCGATGTGGCTGTCCGCCGCACCGGGGACCTGCTGGTCGTCGAGGTCGTGGACGACGGCTGCGGCGGTGCGGATCCGCAACGGGGGAGCGGCCTGACCGGCCTGGCCGACCGGGTCGCGGCGATCGACGGCAGAATGCTGCTGTCCAGCCCGCCCGGCGGGCCCACCGTTGTCCGTGTGGAGTTGCCGTGGATCGAGAACTGA